The following are encoded in a window of Natrononativus amylolyticus genomic DNA:
- a CDS encoding cupredoxin domain-containing protein, translating into MEDPDSSDRRRTLRLLAGVPAGFLIAGCLDSPPASRDRNDDSEHEPNESRDGMESNGSGEDDADPDTDGEDTNAETDGDTNADTGSEEGDEGSDGESGAGEDDREETQTDPERWADVDEIVLSATTAGFEGVEPAFIDGVENPTLVLTAGKSYVITWKNADGRPHNIELWDEREAVVDGYETELLEEDGESQSLEFEAKTEMVEYACRLHVDWGKRGDIEILDGY; encoded by the coding sequence ATGGAAGACCCAGACTCGAGCGACAGGCGGCGAACGTTGCGACTTCTCGCCGGCGTACCGGCCGGATTCCTGATCGCGGGCTGTCTCGATAGCCCGCCGGCATCGCGTGATCGAAACGACGACAGCGAGCACGAACCGAACGAGAGCCGAGACGGGATGGAAAGTAACGGTAGCGGCGAAGACGACGCGGATCCCGACACTGACGGTGAAGACACGAACGCCGAGACTGACGGGGACACGAACGCCGACACCGGTAGCGAGGAAGGTGACGAGGGGAGCGACGGCGAGAGCGGAGCCGGCGAGGACGACCGAGAAGAAACGCAGACGGACCCCGAGCGGTGGGCGGACGTCGACGAGATCGTTTTAAGCGCCACCACCGCTGGCTTCGAGGGCGTCGAACCCGCGTTCATCGACGGCGTCGAGAATCCGACGCTCGTGTTGACCGCCGGCAAGTCGTACGTCATCACCTGGAAGAACGCCGACGGACGGCCGCACAACATCGAACTCTGGGACGAACGCGAGGCGGTCGTCGACGGGTACGAAACCGAGCTACTGGAAGAAGACGGCGAAAGCCAGTCGCTCGAGTTCGAGGCCAAGACGGAAATGGTCGAGTACGCCTGCCGGTTGCACGTCGACTGGGGAAAACGGGGTGATATCGAAATTCTCGACGGCTACTGA
- a CDS encoding PAS domain S-box protein → MGYVSNSISRVGGQRVILGLGWLYVAVAAGLPLLYVLEIRGLADVLTISLLVGTSGLVHVYFGNLLPNLDVRPDLYDEIARWCLRAIAIILAVILFVAVVASVNDPLTSVLILSALASVAGLGMGYRDAQAKTRAFDAEDRQREAERYSQELERYETIVETVNDGIFVADQASRFLLVNEAYTDLVGYTREELIGAHASLVVDENVTMLDERVKEDIRAGAANTYETTLTTASGETVAVEWTGALLPPSADGRRDLVGVVRDVTRRNRRKRQLEAQNAQLENFAGMLTHELRNPVSIGQIYSQQLPETANPEAHEYVTEAFDRIEDLIDVMLVLTQGGEAMTERAPVDLAAAARDAWAEVDAPDVALELEIDRTVIVDDTYIRHLFRNLFENAVEHGGADRITVGDFDDGFYVADDGAGIPGADRDTIFESGYTTAGDDGGMGLGLTFVQEMAQIYEWRCSVTESDEGGASFEFEGVEGVQDATRDVESQS, encoded by the coding sequence ATGGGATATGTATCGAACAGTATCTCGCGGGTTGGCGGCCAGCGCGTTATTCTAGGCCTCGGCTGGCTGTACGTCGCGGTCGCCGCCGGCCTCCCGCTTCTCTACGTACTCGAGATCCGGGGGCTCGCCGACGTGCTGACGATCTCGCTGCTGGTCGGCACCTCCGGACTCGTCCACGTCTACTTCGGCAATCTACTTCCGAACCTCGACGTCCGTCCCGATCTGTACGACGAGATCGCTCGGTGGTGTCTCCGCGCCATCGCGATCATTCTCGCGGTTATTCTGTTCGTCGCAGTGGTCGCGTCCGTCAACGATCCACTGACGTCCGTCCTGATCCTCTCTGCGCTCGCCAGCGTCGCCGGCCTCGGCATGGGTTACCGGGACGCCCAGGCGAAGACGCGGGCGTTCGACGCCGAGGATCGCCAGCGCGAGGCCGAACGCTACAGTCAGGAACTCGAGCGTTACGAAACGATCGTCGAGACCGTCAACGACGGCATCTTCGTCGCCGACCAGGCGAGCCGGTTCCTGCTGGTCAACGAGGCGTACACCGATCTGGTTGGCTACACGCGCGAGGAACTCATCGGCGCCCACGCGTCGCTCGTCGTCGACGAGAACGTAACGATGCTCGACGAGCGGGTCAAAGAGGACATCCGAGCCGGCGCAGCGAACACGTACGAGACGACGCTGACGACAGCGTCCGGTGAGACGGTCGCCGTCGAGTGGACCGGTGCGCTCCTCCCGCCGTCCGCGGACGGGAGGCGGGATCTCGTCGGCGTCGTCCGCGACGTCACCCGGCGAAACCGCCGCAAACGCCAGCTCGAGGCACAGAACGCCCAGCTCGAGAACTTCGCGGGGATGCTCACCCACGAGCTGCGAAACCCCGTCTCGATCGGCCAGATCTACAGCCAGCAACTCCCCGAGACGGCGAACCCGGAGGCACACGAGTACGTCACGGAGGCGTTCGACCGCATCGAGGACCTCATCGACGTCATGCTGGTGCTCACCCAGGGCGGGGAGGCGATGACCGAACGGGCCCCGGTAGACCTCGCGGCCGCGGCGCGGGACGCGTGGGCGGAGGTGGACGCACCCGACGTCGCGCTGGAACTCGAGATCGACCGGACCGTCATCGTCGACGACACGTACATCCGTCACCTGTTTCGAAACCTGTTCGAGAACGCGGTCGAACACGGCGGCGCCGACCGCATCACGGTCGGTGATTTCGACGACGGGTTCTACGTCGCCGACGACGGGGCCGGTATCCCCGGAGCGGACAGGGACACGATCTTCGAGTCGGGGTACACGACCGCCGGCGACGACGGCGGCATGGGGCTCGGGCTGACGTTCGTCCAGGAGATGGCGCAGATCTACGAGTGGCGGTGTTCGGTCACCGAGAGCGACGAGGGCGGAGCGAGCTTCGAGTTCGAGGGCGTCGAAGGGGTACAGGACGCGACCCGTGACGTTGAATCACAGTCGTGA
- a CDS encoding tautomerase → MPLLQFDTTVELTGQTKREFAEAVRERYGEIMQTGTGHVAITVRPREPSELSLGREVDDDRLLFLDADIREGRPFEVKREFVLAVMDLAADEFGVPKPNMKAVVTEHRGAQMMGYDRVGSEWRPEDGES, encoded by the coding sequence ATGCCACTCCTTCAATTCGATACAACCGTCGAACTGACGGGACAGACGAAACGGGAGTTCGCCGAAGCGGTGCGGGAGCGGTACGGCGAGATCATGCAAACGGGTACCGGCCACGTCGCGATCACCGTTCGCCCTCGAGAGCCATCGGAGCTCTCGCTCGGACGCGAGGTCGACGACGATCGGCTGCTGTTTCTGGACGCGGATATCCGCGAGGGCCGCCCGTTCGAGGTGAAACGCGAGTTCGTCCTCGCCGTGATGGACCTCGCCGCCGACGAGTTCGGCGTTCCGAAGCCGAACATGAAGGCGGTCGTCACCGAGCATCGGGGGGCGCAGATGATGGGCTACGACAGGGTCGGATCGGAGTGGCGTCCCGAGGACGGAGAGTCGTGA
- a CDS encoding Cdc6/Cdc18 family protein, translated as MSTEDDRDPLFRYDDPIFADERLLEITHLPGPDRIVGRDEQMQRVADALNPAIFGSEPAHLFIFGKTGTGKSLISRSITQRVISEGKRDGITIKYAFIDCGEQNTEAAIVKTIAQIVNEPDRSGVTIPDRGLGTGDYYKRLWQSVDHCTDVTIIILDEIDMLEDDEVLRKLSRAGENRRISSSSIGIIGISNKIDFPDHLSERVKSSLSRDELVFPPYDANQLVDILEKRRDAFHEGVLTDDVIPLTSALAAQEHGDARKAIDILRNAGRLAKKQNDAQVTEAHVRSAKEKTEADRFSELIEGSPQQAKAILYALTLLTENSSSEEFPTKIIYNQYKQVARRLDLEPLSERRVQEILQEQNFLNVIQSEREGRGRGRGAHAKHRLLENPEIVKKVLLRDSRLSVLEDTSE; from the coding sequence ATGTCTACTGAGGACGACCGCGATCCGCTCTTTCGGTACGACGATCCGATCTTCGCGGACGAGCGGTTGCTCGAGATTACCCACCTTCCGGGACCCGATCGAATCGTCGGCCGCGACGAGCAGATGCAGCGCGTCGCCGACGCACTCAACCCCGCTATCTTCGGGAGTGAGCCCGCTCACCTCTTCATCTTCGGCAAAACCGGGACCGGAAAGTCGCTCATCTCGCGGTCGATCACGCAGCGAGTCATCTCCGAGGGGAAACGGGACGGCATCACGATCAAGTACGCGTTCATCGACTGTGGCGAACAGAACACCGAGGCCGCCATCGTGAAGACGATCGCCCAGATCGTCAACGAACCCGACAGGAGCGGCGTGACCATTCCGGATCGCGGGCTCGGCACTGGCGATTACTACAAGCGCCTCTGGCAGAGCGTCGATCACTGTACGGACGTCACGATCATCATCCTCGACGAAATCGACATGCTCGAGGACGACGAGGTTCTCAGAAAACTCTCCCGTGCGGGTGAAAACCGACGGATCTCGAGTTCGAGCATCGGGATCATCGGCATCTCGAACAAGATCGACTTTCCCGATCACCTCTCCGAGCGGGTCAAATCCAGCCTCTCGCGCGACGAACTGGTCTTCCCGCCGTACGACGCGAACCAGCTGGTCGACATCCTCGAGAAACGACGCGACGCGTTCCACGAGGGCGTGCTCACGGACGACGTGATCCCGCTCACGTCGGCGCTAGCCGCCCAGGAGCACGGCGACGCCCGGAAGGCGATTGACATCCTCCGGAACGCCGGGCGGCTCGCGAAGAAGCAAAACGACGCCCAGGTGACCGAAGCGCACGTCCGCTCGGCGAAAGAGAAAACCGAGGCCGACCGGTTCAGCGAACTCATCGAGGGCTCTCCCCAGCAGGCGAAGGCGATCCTGTACGCGCTGACTCTGTTGACCGAAAACAGCTCCAGCGAGGAGTTCCCGACGAAGATCATCTACAACCAGTACAAGCAGGTCGCTCGTCGACTCGACCTCGAGCCGCTGTCCGAACGACGTGTCCAGGAGATCCTCCAGGAGCAAAACTTCCTCAACGTGATCCAGTCCGAACGCGAGGGCCGCGGCCGCGGCCGCGGCGCCCACGCCAAACACCGCTTGCTCGAGAACCCGGAGATCGTCAAGAAGGTTCTGCTCCGCGACTCTCGGCTGTCAGTGCTCGAAGATACCAGCGAGTAG